Below is a genomic region from Brucella sp. BE17.
GAAATTCTGGACCACCTTCAGGATATCCAGCCGCAGCCCGGCACCACAAGCTTCACCCGTCAGCAGGATCCGCTTGGTCTCGGCCATGCCGTCTGGTGTGCGCGTGAACTGGTCGGCAACGAGCCCTTCGCTCTGCTTTTGCCGGATATGGTGATGCAGTCTAAAAAGGGCTGTCTGAAGGAAATGGTTGATCTCTACGAGCAAACCGGTGGAAACGTGATTGCCGTGCAGGAATGCGATCCCGAAGAGGCGCATAAATACGGTATCGTTGGCAAGGGCACATCGATTGCCAATGGTTTCGAGATCACACAGATGGTCGAGAAGCCGGCCAAGGGCACGGCACCGTCGAACCTCTACATCAACGGACGCTACATTTTGCAGCCGGAGATTTTTGAGCTTTTAAGCAAGCAGGAAAGAGGGGCGGGCAATGAAATCCAGTTGACCGACGCCATGCTCAAGCTTGCCGACGCGCAGAAATTCTACGGTTTCAATTATCAGGGCTTGACCTTTGATTGCGGCTCCAAGGCGGGCTTCATCGAGGCCAATGTTGCTTTCGCGCTCTGGCGTAATGACATCCGCCCGACGGTTGAAACTTCGATTGGTGAATTGTTGCGAACAATCAAGCCTGACTGACCAACACGGCCTTGAACGATTCAAAACCCGCTCTGCTCATTGCAGGGCGGGTTTTCTTATTCGTGCCGTGTCCTTGGTAGCGATGCATGTCGAGAATCAATAAAAGCTTGGACAAGCGGCAGCGAAGAGGCTAACGATTTGCGCCATGGAAAAGCTCGACCCCAACATACAAACGGGAGCGCAGGCAGCCATCGCTTCGGCACTCCGCACCATCAAAACCGAAAACGAAGGGCTTGCCACGCTTCTGCAAGCGCTCGACAATGGCCTGTCCGCTCCATTCGCTGAAGCCGTTCGGCTTATCGCTGGAGCCAAGGGGCGTCTCGTCGTCACCGGGGTGGGCAAAAGCGGCCATATTGGTGCAAAACTTGCGGCAACCTTTGCCTCAACGGGCACGGCCGCGTTTTTCGTGCACTCGGCAGAAGCCAATCATGGCGATCTCGGTATGATCAGCCGAGATGACGTTATTGTCGCCATTTCCTGGTCGGGTGAGACGGCGGAACTGAAAGGCATCGTCAACTATTCGCAACGTTTTCAGATTCCACTGATTGCGATTACCGCACGCGCTGATTCAGCACTCGGTCGCGCGGCCAGCGCACTGCTTTTATTGCCCAAGGCGACTGAAGCCTGCCCACATGGTCTGGCACCCACGACGTCGACCATGATGCAGCTTGCAATGGGTGACGCGCTGGCGATTGCGCTTCTGGAGGCACGCGGCTTCACACCGAGCGATTTCAAGACCTTTCATCCCGGCGGTTCGCTGGGCGCAAGCCTCGTCCATATCCGCGACCTCATGCATCGCGGCGAGCGTCTGCCGCTGGTGCGGACGGGAACCGCCATGCAAGATGCAATGAAAGAGCTGGCGCAGAAGAGTTTCGGTTGCGTGGTCATCGTCAAGGAGAATGGTGATCTGGCTGGCATTGTCACCGATGGCGATATTTCACGCAATCTGCACCGCAATCTCGTCGATCTGGCTGTCGATGATATCATGACCACCACGCCCAAGACGGTGGAGCCGGATACCCTGGCTGCTGCTGCCCTCAACACGATCAATGAAAAGCATATCGGTGCGCTGGTGGTCGTCGAAGGCAAACGCCCGGTTGGTCTTGTGCATTTCCATGATCTGCTGCGGATCGGTGCAGTCTAAGGAGTGGTCGTCTTCAAGTCCGGCGGCGTGAGAACGTAAGCGCTGCTATTCCCGCGCCGACCACGATCACCGAGCCGACAAGCGTCCACAGGTCCGGCTGTTCGTGA
It encodes:
- a CDS encoding KpsF/GutQ family sugar-phosphate isomerase — its product is MEKLDPNIQTGAQAAIASALRTIKTENEGLATLLQALDNGLSAPFAEAVRLIAGAKGRLVVTGVGKSGHIGAKLAATFASTGTAAFFVHSAEANHGDLGMISRDDVIVAISWSGETAELKGIVNYSQRFQIPLIAITARADSALGRAASALLLLPKATEACPHGLAPTTSTMMQLAMGDALAIALLEARGFTPSDFKTFHPGGSLGASLVHIRDLMHRGERLPLVRTGTAMQDAMKELAQKSFGCVVIVKENGDLAGIVTDGDISRNLHRNLVDLAVDDIMTTTPKTVEPDTLAAAALNTINEKHIGALVVVEGKRPVGLVHFHDLLRIGAV
- the galU gene encoding UTP--glucose-1-phosphate uridylyltransferase GalU, whose translation is MSSIRKIRKAVFPVAGLGTRFLPATKSVPKEMLTVVDKPVIQYVVDEAREAGIEHLIFVTGRNKAVIEDYFDAQVELYSTLAERGKQEILDHLQDIQPQPGTTSFTRQQDPLGLGHAVWCARELVGNEPFALLLPDMVMQSKKGCLKEMVDLYEQTGGNVIAVQECDPEEAHKYGIVGKGTSIANGFEITQMVEKPAKGTAPSNLYINGRYILQPEIFELLSKQERGAGNEIQLTDAMLKLADAQKFYGFNYQGLTFDCGSKAGFIEANVAFALWRNDIRPTVETSIGELLRTIKPD